CAAGTGGTCTTATAGATTCAGAGGGTATAGCAAAAGAGCTTGACATCAGGTACTATGCAAGGGAACTTCCACACAAATTTAAATTTGGAATTACCGGATGCAGAAACAACTGCCTTAAAGCAGAGGAAAATGACATGGGTATTAAAGGGGGATTAAAACCCCGCTGGGTGTGGGAAAAGTGCATATACTGCGGGCTGTGTCAGGCAGTATGTCCTGTGGGGGCAATTGAAGTTGATAAAGAAAAAAGAGCCCTTAAGTTTGACGAAAAAAGCTGTGTGTACTGCGGAAGATGCGTCAAGGGGTGCCCCACCGATGCATGGGAAGGAGAAGCAGGATTTATACTGTACTTCGGAGGTTTATTTGGAAACAGCATTCAAATAGGAAGACAGCTTTTGCCTATGATTTTTTCCATGGAAGATTTGCACAAAGTAATTAAAGCAACTTTTGAATTTTATGAAGAGCATGGCAGAAAAAACGAAAGATTTGGCCACACATTAAACAGAGTGGGATGGGAGGTTTTAGAGGAAAAACTGAAGGGGGTTTTAAAATGAGTGAGGTTAAAAGTGAGATAAAAAACGGGGTAAAAGAAGAAGTTAAAAACAGGATTATAGATGGAGTTAAAAACGAGGTTAAAGATGAGGTTAGAAGCGGAATTAAAGGTGAAGTAAAGAGGGAGGCTGAATGGGATGCCTTTGTAGATATAACTGATGTAGTGTGCCCTATGACTTTTGTAAAGACAAAGGCGGCTATGGAAGAAATTGAAGCGGGGCGTATACTGAAAATTAAAATGAATGAAGGGGAGCCGGTTGAAAATATACCAAGGAGCTTAAAGGAAGAAGGTCACATGGTTATTGGAGTTGAGAGAAATAATGACGGTACGTTTACAATACTGGTAAAGAAAGGTGACTTATAATGAGGTTTAACACGGCACTTTTACACGGCAATTTCAAATGTGATGAAAAAACCGGAGCAACCCAGGTCCCAATATACCAATCTACTTCATTTGAGCAAAAGAGCCCGGAGAAGCTAGAAAATATTTTCAAAGGAAGTGAAATAGGGTTTATATATTCAAGAATAAACAACCCTACAGTGGAATCCTTTGAAAAAAGAATTGCTTTTTTAGAGGGAGGGGTTGGGGCGGTTGCCTGTTCGTCGGGAATGGCGGCTATTACTTTGGCGGTTTTAAATATATTAAAAAGCGGTGATGAAATAGTATCAGGCAGCGGCATATTTGGCGGCACCCACTCTCTGTTTAAAAACCTATCTGACTATGGGATAGTGACAAGGTATGCAGAGGACAGTGAGGTAGAAAGTTTTGAAAAGGCCGTTAACCAAAATACCAGGCTGATTTTTGTTGAGACCATAGGAAATCCCAGGCTTGATGTACCCAATATAAAGGAATTGGCAAAACTTGCCCACAGTAAGGGAATACCCCTTATAGTTGACAACACCGCAGCCACTCCCTACTTAATAAGACCTTTAAAACTTGGTGCAGATATTGTTGTGCACTCCACATCAAAATACATAAGCGGAAGCGGCAACACCATCGGAGGTGTAATTGTTGACGGAGGAAATTTTAAATGGGATTTTAAAAAGTATGACACTTTAAAGGAATATGAGAAGTTTGGGGTTTTCACATACCTTGCAAAACTTAGGAAAGGATTGTTTAAAGACATTGGCGCATGCCTCTCCCCCTTTAATGCTTACCTAAGCAGCATAGGTCTTGAAACCCTTGGTATCAGGATGGAGAGAATTTGTGAAAATGCAAAGGAGCTTTCCCTGTACCTTGAAAAAAACCCAAAAGTGCTAAAAGTTAATTATCCCGGTTTAAAAAGCAGCAAGTACTTTAAAAGGGCAAATGAACAGTTTGACGGGAAATTTGGAGGAATACTTACAATAAGGGTTGGGACTAAGGATGCCGCATTTAAAATTATAAATTCTTTGAAATTCCCTTCAAACCTTGCAAATATAGGCGATGTAAGAACCCTTGTAATTCACCCTGCATCAACAATTTATGCGACAAATACCTGTGAAGAGAGGCAAATGATGGGTGTATATGATGATTTATTGAGAATCAGTGTAGGTATTGAGGATATAGAAGATATAAAAGAAGATTTTGACCAGGCTTTAAAAAGCCTTTAAAAAAGGTGGTGAGATGTTTGAAATTACAAACCAAGAAGCTAAAGACGGATATATTGATTATCGGCGGGGGAACAGCCGGATGCTTTGCGGCAATTACCATCGGGGAAAACTCTGACTTAAAAGTGATAATTGCAGAAAAGGCAAATATAAAAAGAAGCGGGTGTTTAGCGGCAGGGGTAAATGCCTTAAATGCCTATATAGTAAAGGGGCAGACTCCTGAAAGCTATTTAGAATATGTAAAAAAAGATTCGGAAGATTTGATACGGGAAGACCTTGTTTATTCAATTTCCAAAAGGCTTAACAGTGTAACACAAAAGATAGAGAATTTAGGTCTTGTTATACAAAAGGATGAAAAAGGGGAGTACGTTTCAAGGGGCAATAGAAACATAAAAATAAACGGGGAAAATATAAAACCCATTTTAGCTGAGGCTGTAGAAAAGAACAAAAATATAAAAGTTTTAAACTATGTAAACATAATAGATTATATAAAAAAGGACGAGAAAATTATAGGAGCGTACGGATTTTCAAACAGAGAAAAAGTATTTTATGTAATTTTAGCAAAGGCGGTTATATGTGCCACAGGCGGGGCAGCAGGTCTTTACAGGCCAAACAATCCGGGATTTTCAAGGCATAAAATGTGGTACTGTCCATTTAACACTGGGGCAGGATATGCAATGGGAATAAGGGCAGGGGCGGAAATGACAACCTTTGAAATGAGATTTATTGCCCTGAGGTGTAAGGATACCATAGCCCCCACGGGTACAATTGCCCAGGGGGTAGGGGCGCCTCAGGTAAACGGTTACGGGGAGGAATACCAGGAAAAATACGGTTCAAATAAAACTTCAATGAGACTTTTTTCAACAGTTGAGGAAAACAAAGAGGGGAGGGGACCATGTTTTTTAAAGACCTCGGGGATTTCTAAAAAAGAAGAGGAGGAACTTTTGAAGGCGTATCTTAACATGGCTCCTGCCCAGACTTTAAAATGGATTGAAACAAACAGTCTCCCTTCTTTTAGTGATGTTGAAATTGAAGGCACC
The genomic region above belongs to Acetivibrio saccincola and contains:
- a CDS encoding 4Fe-4S binding protein, coding for MTGTDYKELKKGGFMKTVQKDRFSLRIRVAGGYLEAEKLKKVYEIAQKYGKGYVHMTARQSIEIPFIKLEDVEEVKKELSLVGLQPGACGPRVRTVTACQGCKICPSGLIDSEGIAKELDIRYYARELPHKFKFGITGCRNNCLKAEENDMGIKGGLKPRWVWEKCIYCGLCQAVCPVGAIEVDKEKRALKFDEKSCVYCGRCVKGCPTDAWEGEAGFILYFGGLFGNSIQIGRQLLPMIFSMEDLHKVIKATFEFYEEHGRKNERFGHTLNRVGWEVLEEKLKGVLK
- a CDS encoding sulfurtransferase TusA family protein; its protein translation is MTFVKTKAAMEEIEAGRILKIKMNEGEPVENIPRSLKEEGHMVIGVERNNDGTFTILVKKGDL
- a CDS encoding O-acetylhomoserine aminocarboxypropyltransferase/cysteine synthase family protein, with the protein product MRFNTALLHGNFKCDEKTGATQVPIYQSTSFEQKSPEKLENIFKGSEIGFIYSRINNPTVESFEKRIAFLEGGVGAVACSSGMAAITLAVLNILKSGDEIVSGSGIFGGTHSLFKNLSDYGIVTRYAEDSEVESFEKAVNQNTRLIFVETIGNPRLDVPNIKELAKLAHSKGIPLIVDNTAATPYLIRPLKLGADIVVHSTSKYISGSGNTIGGVIVDGGNFKWDFKKYDTLKEYEKFGVFTYLAKLRKGLFKDIGACLSPFNAYLSSIGLETLGIRMERICENAKELSLYLEKNPKVLKVNYPGLKSSKYFKRANEQFDGKFGGILTIRVGTKDAAFKIINSLKFPSNLANIGDVRTLVIHPASTIYATNTCEERQMMGVYDDLLRISVGIEDIEDIKEDFDQALKSL
- a CDS encoding adenylyl-sulfate reductase subunit alpha, giving the protein MKLQTKKLKTDILIIGGGTAGCFAAITIGENSDLKVIIAEKANIKRSGCLAAGVNALNAYIVKGQTPESYLEYVKKDSEDLIREDLVYSISKRLNSVTQKIENLGLVIQKDEKGEYVSRGNRNIKINGENIKPILAEAVEKNKNIKVLNYVNIIDYIKKDEKIIGAYGFSNREKVFYVILAKAVICATGGAAGLYRPNNPGFSRHKMWYCPFNTGAGYAMGIRAGAEMTTFEMRFIALRCKDTIAPTGTIAQGVGAPQVNGYGEEYQEKYGSNKTSMRLFSTVEENKEGRGPCFLKTSGISKKEEEELLKAYLNMAPAQTLKWIETNSLPSFSDVEIEGTEPYITGGHTGSGYWVDTKRATNLKGLYAAGDVAGGAPQKYVTGCFAEAEIAALSALEYIKDKKEEEIDDGEVEKKQKQVESFLGDKSGIYGIEEIEEAMQKVMDQYAGGICDGYSYNLKKLQIAKLKIDELLELSKGLKAKDMHELMLIFEVIDRLFVCKVLIRHLEERKETRWRAFQENKDYPEKDDENFLKFINSRYENGEIKVVFRNLVKRDDIYEHYD